A genomic stretch from Desulfohalobium retbaense DSM 5692 includes:
- a CDS encoding D-glycero-alpha-D-manno-heptose-1,7-bisphosphate 7-phosphatase: protein MHPFYHDILLDRDGTVIEDRHYLHDPDQIRFLPGALPGLQALVRAGCRLFVVTNQSGIGRGYFSRDDYDNVERRLDHLLARHGVVLSASVYCPHSPSDTCSCRKPAPGLVQTLIEHHGLQPRRSIVIGDKKSDIRLAETAGLGGGILVATGKGRHEAEHLGCPPLGEEAYLECAQSPAGAPVLFARDLEAAAEWILKAPPAA from the coding sequence ATGCACCCTTTCTATCACGACATTTTGCTCGATCGGGACGGCACGGTCATTGAAGACCGGCATTATCTCCACGACCCCGATCAGATCCGCTTTCTCCCCGGGGCGCTTCCCGGCCTGCAGGCCCTTGTCCGAGCGGGGTGCCGGTTGTTCGTGGTCACCAACCAATCAGGTATTGGACGCGGCTATTTCTCCCGCGACGACTACGACAACGTAGAGCGCCGCCTTGATCATTTACTCGCCCGGCACGGTGTTGTCCTCAGCGCCAGTGTCTACTGTCCCCACTCTCCTTCAGATACGTGTTCCTGCCGCAAACCGGCCCCCGGGCTGGTGCAGACACTCATTGAGCACCACGGCCTCCAGCCGCGGCGCAGTATCGTTATTGGGGACAAAAAAAGCGACATTCGGCTCGCTGAGACTGCCGGCCTCGGCGGTGGAATTCTTGTGGCTACCGGCAAGGGTCGTCACGAGGCCGAGCACCTGGGGTGCCCGCCCCTGGGGGAAGAGGCGTACCTGGAATGTGCGCAGTCACCGGCCGGAGCCCCGGTTCTGTTCGCCCGGGACCTCGAGGCCGCGGCCGAATGGATTCTCAAAGCGCCTCCCGCAGCGTAA
- a CDS encoding hemolysin family protein has translation MLQLVLAVGLAIGISFLCSVAEAVLYSVPWSHIEKLRRSGERKGELLYRLRVDVDEPITAILTLNTVAHTAGASVAGAAAAQVFGQESLFAFSVFFTLAILLLSEIIPKTLGVVYTRGLSLWVARPLHLLVFVMRPIVNVSSYLVRFLGKRKLGPEASEEDVRAMVSLSRQAGVLKPYEEMSIKNILTLDSKRVKDIMTPRMVIFSLPAHLTVAEAREAKLVWPHSRIPVYEGDDPEEVIGIVYRRELLEALADDQDTRHLSDLMRSAHFVLESLTLDRLLVQFLESRMHLAVVLDEYGGLAGVVTLEDVLEEILGNEIVDETDQVVDMRELARQRREKLVQERRKSHS, from the coding sequence ATGTTGCAACTCGTTCTCGCGGTTGGGCTGGCCATCGGCATCTCCTTCCTCTGTTCGGTCGCCGAGGCTGTGCTCTATTCAGTCCCGTGGAGTCATATCGAAAAGCTCCGGAGGTCGGGGGAGCGCAAAGGGGAACTCCTCTACCGGCTCCGAGTCGATGTAGACGAGCCGATCACCGCCATCCTGACCCTGAACACCGTGGCCCATACTGCGGGGGCCTCTGTGGCCGGTGCAGCGGCGGCGCAGGTGTTCGGCCAAGAATCCCTGTTCGCCTTCTCCGTTTTCTTCACCCTGGCCATCCTCCTGCTATCGGAGATCATTCCCAAGACCCTGGGCGTCGTGTATACCCGGGGGCTCTCTTTGTGGGTGGCGCGCCCCTTACACCTCCTGGTCTTTGTCATGCGGCCCATTGTGAACGTCTCCAGCTATCTGGTCCGTTTTTTGGGTAAGCGCAAGCTCGGTCCGGAGGCCTCGGAAGAGGATGTCCGGGCCATGGTCAGCCTCTCGCGCCAGGCTGGAGTGCTCAAGCCCTACGAAGAGATGTCCATCAAGAATATCCTGACCCTGGACAGCAAACGGGTCAAAGATATTATGACCCCACGGATGGTCATTTTTTCCCTGCCGGCGCATTTGACCGTGGCCGAGGCCCGGGAAGCCAAATTGGTCTGGCCCCACAGTCGGATCCCAGTCTATGAAGGCGATGATCCCGAAGAAGTCATCGGCATCGTCTATCGCCGTGAATTGCTCGAAGCACTGGCCGACGACCAGGACACACGGCATCTCAGCGATCTGATGCGCTCTGCCCACTTTGTCCTGGAAAGCCTGACCCTGGACCGGCTTTTGGTCCAGTTTCTGGAGTCACGGATGCACTTGGCGGTGGTCCTTGACGAATACGGCGGACTTGCCGGGGTGGTGACCCTGGAAGACGTTCTCGAAGAAATTCTTGGCAACGAAATAGTTGACGAAACCGACCAAGTTGTGGACATGCGGGAACTGGCCCGGCAGCGCCGGGAGAAGTTGGTGCAGGAGCGGCGGAAATCGCATTCCTGA
- a CDS encoding cytochrome c maturation protein CcmE, which produces MSVQSGSKWVYVFAFLLLAGGLGYLLVSGLSSNSVYFLNVSEALAMETQELGQARLFGTVAAQGIERNEDAMGVRFALQDKENKDKVIWVEYSGVVPDTFKPGVEVIVEGSLARPEGVFGAHNLMTKCPSKYKKEEQG; this is translated from the coding sequence ATGTCCGTTCAAAGCGGTTCCAAATGGGTGTATGTATTTGCCTTCTTGCTTTTGGCCGGGGGACTGGGGTATCTGCTGGTTTCCGGTCTGAGTTCCAATAGTGTTTATTTTTTGAATGTTTCTGAAGCGCTGGCCATGGAGACCCAGGAATTGGGCCAGGCCCGCCTGTTCGGCACTGTGGCCGCCCAAGGCATTGAACGCAATGAGGACGCCATGGGCGTTCGCTTTGCCCTGCAGGACAAGGAAAACAAGGACAAAGTCATCTGGGTAGAATACTCGGGAGTGGTTCCCGACACATTTAAACCAGGTGTCGAAGTCATTGTTGAGGGCAGTCTGGCCCGGCCGGAAGGGGTTTTCGGGGCTCATAACCTGATGACCAAATGTCCTTCCAAGTACAAGAAAGAGGAGCAAGGCTAG
- a CDS encoding heme lyase CcmF/NrfE family subunit, protein MLTPHFLAFFALLLALFLSAGLGVSACAAAWRSTTAPLPWIEKGQWLITGLMLLASAILLWALGTGDFSFSYVADYTDSFLPQFYALTAFWAGQEGSFLFWGVCLAALGVVWRLSPSYQRVSPLTRQYAWAFFLAVQAFFLYVLTGPSNPFLRLEPALDQGNGLNPLLQHPGMIFHPPLLFLGYAGFTIPACLALAAKLTREPVSWMDVSRNWVLVSWIFLTAGIILGSWWSYMELGWGGYWAWDPVENASLIPWLSASAFLHTSLIGRRRKALGRSNVFLIGLTLVLCFFGTYLVRSGVIDSLHAFGSGGVGQPLFLLILVSLALVTLIAFVDRSSEDRPLSGITSKQGVMLLVAWLLLALGVVVMMGTMWPVISRLWTENPVGLDAGFYNRVCLPLFTFIVLFLVFCPWLTWKGGTRYPKALGASIAAFVLALGGLWFVGVRDLWPLLAAAGGIATCVSTVLIFVVAPASRRQRVSWGAYGVHFGLALVFVGIAFSGPYKATTEAVLDKGEVLQVDGYEVEYTGFDQDMTPAVSAFKAVLEVRNEKGETIGRLVPERRMYRNFQQPFAEAAVLPGLGDELYATLLGFTEDEIISLKVSVNPLVNWLWIGGTLMCLLPWLCLRRVAKPGGRH, encoded by the coding sequence GTGTTGACACCACATTTTCTGGCTTTTTTCGCTCTGTTGCTGGCCCTTTTCCTGTCCGCCGGTCTGGGCGTGAGTGCTTGCGCTGCCGCCTGGCGGTCGACGACCGCTCCCTTACCCTGGATCGAAAAGGGGCAATGGCTGATCACCGGCCTCATGCTCCTGGCCTCGGCCATTTTATTGTGGGCCCTGGGGACCGGGGATTTCTCCTTTTCGTATGTCGCTGACTATACTGATTCCTTTTTGCCGCAGTTTTATGCCCTGACCGCGTTCTGGGCTGGCCAGGAAGGTTCGTTTCTTTTCTGGGGCGTGTGCCTGGCTGCCTTGGGAGTTGTATGGCGGTTGAGCCCATCCTATCAACGTGTCTCCCCCCTGACCCGTCAATACGCCTGGGCCTTTTTTCTGGCAGTCCAGGCGTTTTTTCTTTACGTCCTGACCGGACCGAGCAATCCGTTTCTCCGCTTGGAGCCCGCTCTGGATCAGGGCAATGGGCTCAATCCGCTTTTGCAGCACCCGGGCATGATTTTCCACCCGCCGCTGCTGTTTCTCGGATATGCCGGGTTCACCATACCGGCCTGTCTGGCCCTGGCCGCCAAATTGACTCGCGAACCGGTGTCCTGGATGGACGTCTCTCGAAACTGGGTGCTGGTCTCCTGGATTTTCCTCACCGCTGGGATCATTCTCGGTTCGTGGTGGTCATATATGGAACTCGGCTGGGGCGGGTATTGGGCCTGGGACCCAGTGGAGAACGCTTCTCTGATCCCTTGGCTCAGCGCCAGCGCCTTTTTGCACACCTCCCTTATTGGACGACGGCGCAAGGCCCTGGGGCGCAGTAATGTCTTTCTGATCGGCCTGACCCTGGTGCTCTGTTTTTTCGGTACCTATCTCGTGCGTAGCGGGGTCATTGATTCCCTGCACGCCTTCGGCAGTGGCGGGGTGGGGCAGCCTTTGTTTCTCCTGATCCTGGTCTCACTGGCGTTGGTGACCCTGATCGCCTTTGTGGACCGGAGTTCCGAAGACCGTCCTCTGAGTGGGATCACCAGCAAACAGGGAGTCATGCTTCTGGTGGCTTGGCTGCTGCTCGCGCTGGGGGTGGTGGTCATGATGGGGACCATGTGGCCGGTGATCAGCCGTTTGTGGACTGAGAACCCGGTCGGCCTGGATGCTGGGTTTTACAACCGGGTCTGCCTGCCGCTGTTTACGTTTATCGTCCTTTTCCTTGTCTTTTGCCCCTGGCTGACCTGGAAAGGGGGAACGCGGTACCCCAAAGCCCTCGGGGCCTCGATCGCGGCCTTTGTCCTTGCGCTTGGCGGATTGTGGTTCGTCGGGGTCCGTGATCTCTGGCCTCTTTTGGCGGCCGCCGGGGGAATTGCTACCTGCGTGAGCACGGTCCTGATTTTTGTGGTCGCTCCGGCGTCCAGACGGCAACGGGTAAGTTGGGGGGCTTACGGGGTCCATTTCGGTCTGGCGTTGGTCTTTGTCGGGATCGCCTTTTCCGGGCCATACAAGGCCACCACGGAAGCGGTCCTGGACAAGGGCGAGGTCTTGCAAGTGGATGGCTATGAAGTCGAGTATACCGGTTTTGATCAGGATATGACCCCGGCCGTTTCCGCATTCAAGGCCGTGCTGGAAGTGCGTAATGAAAAGGGCGAGACCATCGGCCGTCTGGTGCCCGAGCGCCGGATGTACCGCAATTTCCAACAACCCTTCGCCGAAGCAGCGGTGCTGCCTGGCCTTGGCGACGAACTCTACGCCACGCTGCTCGGATTTACTGAGGACGAGATCATCAGCCTCAAGGTCAGTGTGAATCCGCTGGTCAATTGGCTGTGGATCGGCGGGACCCTGATGTGCCTTTTGCCCTGGCTGTGTCTGCGGCGTGTGGCCAAGCCGGGGGGGCGCCATTGA
- a CDS encoding heme exporter protein CcmB, with translation MASLFALIGKDVRLVSGSGQGVAQAALLGLLLVFVFSLARQSGTPVPPQWVAAIFWLASAFSLILIFNTLFSLEEDNNARTGLLLSPLSPQAVWLAKALGGGVLLLVVQSILYPAVIVFLGAAPVEQVLPGLGLLVAVDWGLVVLGALLGALGQGQAGRDSLLSIIVFPLLVPLLLAGIRLGGGLVAGTAMQLDWGSWMGVVGAFDALFTGAALLLFPFVYAGH, from the coding sequence GTGGCTAGCTTATTCGCGTTGATCGGCAAGGACGTCCGTCTTGTCAGTGGAAGCGGGCAAGGCGTGGCCCAAGCAGCGCTTTTGGGGTTGCTGCTCGTCTTTGTTTTCAGCTTGGCCCGACAAAGCGGCACTCCGGTTCCGCCTCAATGGGTGGCGGCGATATTTTGGCTCGCCTCAGCCTTCAGCTTGATTCTGATCTTCAACACCCTGTTCAGTCTCGAAGAGGACAACAACGCCCGTACGGGGTTATTGTTGAGTCCGCTTTCCCCGCAGGCGGTCTGGTTGGCCAAGGCGCTCGGCGGCGGCGTGCTACTGCTTGTCGTTCAGAGCATCCTGTATCCTGCGGTGATCGTTTTTTTAGGCGCAGCTCCTGTGGAGCAGGTCCTGCCCGGATTGGGCCTGCTCGTGGCTGTGGACTGGGGCCTGGTCGTCCTGGGGGCCTTGCTGGGCGCGCTGGGACAGGGACAGGCCGGGCGGGATTCCCTGTTGTCCATTATCGTTTTTCCCTTGCTGGTCCCCTTGCTTCTGGCCGGGATTCGGCTGGGCGGCGGCCTGGTCGCCGGGACCGCGATGCAACTCGACTGGGGAAGCTGGATGGGCGTTGTCGGGGCCTTTGACGCCCTGTTTACCGGTGCGGCGCTGTTGTTGTTTCCGTTCGTGTACGCCGGCCATTAG
- a CDS encoding cytochrome c biogenesis protein yields the protein MEKAKQIPGGLSPTAVWAVAVATAVALGISQYFIWYYAPVEQTMGLVQKIFYFHLPLAWWALISFFLVFIGSIGVLWKKSPLMDGLAGAAAEIGVLWSGLALVTGMLWAKPAWNTWWTWDPRLSTTLVMWFVYAAYLVLRGSGLAPEKRRFLCAVLGVVAFLDVPLVFLSARLWRSIHPSVLGSQSGGLEPEMWTTVLVCLCAWGALFGLLLSVRWKQYVSKQRLESLVANLSR from the coding sequence GTGGAGAAGGCGAAGCAGATCCCCGGGGGGCTCTCCCCGACAGCAGTCTGGGCCGTGGCCGTAGCCACGGCAGTGGCCTTGGGGATCAGCCAATATTTTATCTGGTATTATGCCCCGGTGGAACAAACGATGGGGCTGGTGCAGAAGATTTTCTATTTCCATTTGCCCCTGGCCTGGTGGGCCCTGATCAGTTTTTTTCTGGTTTTTATCGGCAGTATCGGGGTGTTGTGGAAGAAGAGTCCACTTATGGACGGTCTGGCCGGGGCTGCAGCCGAGATCGGCGTCCTCTGGAGCGGTCTGGCGTTGGTTACTGGCATGCTCTGGGCCAAACCGGCCTGGAATACCTGGTGGACCTGGGACCCCCGTTTGTCGACGACCCTGGTCATGTGGTTCGTGTACGCGGCGTATCTCGTGCTCCGCGGGTCCGGACTCGCTCCTGAGAAAAGGCGCTTTTTGTGTGCTGTACTTGGTGTGGTGGCCTTCCTGGATGTGCCGCTGGTCTTTCTCTCTGCACGGTTGTGGCGTTCGATCCACCCTTCGGTGCTGGGCAGTCAGTCGGGTGGCCTGGAGCCGGAAATGTGGACGACTGTGCTGGTCTGTCTCTGTGCCTGGGGGGCCTTGTTCGGGTTGTTGCTTTCGGTGCGCTGGAAGCAGTATGTGAGCAAACAGCGTTTGGAGAGTCTGGTGGCGAACTTGAGCCGTTGA
- a CDS encoding CcmD family protein, with the protein MAAIEYVLAANVAIWAGVSLYLGFLSLQQRRIDMRLHQLERVENEDSYDS; encoded by the coding sequence ATGGCAGCGATAGAATATGTTTTGGCGGCCAATGTGGCGATTTGGGCCGGCGTGAGTCTGTACCTGGGCTTTCTGAGCCTGCAGCAGCGCCGTATTGATATGCGCTTGCATCAACTGGAGCGAGTTGAAAATGAGGACAGCTATGACAGCTAA
- a CDS encoding tetratricopeptide repeat protein: MTANLPALNKCVLAALGAGLVILFAGSVVYRTMHPSLVVQTNQPQSGGGSMEQISALMGQLQENPGDVNALSRLAIAFSRMEAWDRAATFWQRVLDQEPANMRALQGMAMASFRMQQFETAVTYLRKALEEDPQSYRTHYNLAIVYKHFLQQPDKARSHFQTVANASEAPAELREQAKAELAQEREQ; this comes from the coding sequence ATGACAGCTAACCTCCCGGCGTTGAATAAATGTGTTCTGGCTGCGTTGGGCGCCGGGCTGGTGATCCTTTTCGCGGGTTCTGTCGTTTATCGGACCATGCATCCCAGCCTGGTGGTGCAAACCAACCAACCGCAATCGGGCGGCGGTTCCATGGAGCAGATTTCTGCCCTGATGGGGCAGTTGCAGGAGAACCCTGGCGACGTGAACGCCTTGTCGCGTCTGGCTATCGCGTTTTCCCGAATGGAAGCCTGGGATCGTGCGGCTACCTTCTGGCAGCGGGTCCTGGATCAGGAACCCGCGAACATGCGCGCTCTTCAGGGGATGGCCATGGCTTCATTTCGAATGCAGCAATTCGAGACAGCCGTGACCTACCTGCGCAAGGCGCTGGAAGAGGACCCGCAGTCCTACCGCACGCATTACAATTTGGCCATCGTGTATAAACATTTTCTGCAACAACCGGACAAGGCCCGTTCCCATTTTCAAACCGTTGCGAACGCCTCCGAGGCGCCGGCGGAATTGCGAGAGCAGGCTAAGGCTGAATTGGCGCAGGAAAGAGAGCAATAA
- the guaB gene encoding IMP dehydrogenase, producing the protein MDKITGTGLTFDDVLLLPRYSDVLPDTVDVGTQLTPQIRLNVPLLSAAMDTVTESRMAISMARAGGIGIIHKNMTIDQQRLEVEKVKKSESGMIVSPVTVEPDYTIAQALDIMSEYRISGLPVVTEGHLVGIVTNRDVRFVKDLQTTVADVMTSKNLVTVPVGTTMEEAKKHLHASRIEKLLVVDEDNNLRGLITIKDIEKVKKYPDSCKDELGRLRVGAALGAGGDRDERAAALLAAGVDVLVVDSAHGHSKNIIEAVRTLRRSHPDCQLIAGNVATYTGASALLEAGADAVKVGIGPGSICTTRVVAGVGVPQISAIMEVSKACNEHGKCLIADGGVKFSGDVIKALAAGADSVMMGSMLAGTEESPGETILYQGRKYKIYRGMGSIDAMKDGSSDRYFQDDSKKLVPEGIVGRVPFKGSATETVYQLMGGMRSGMGYVGCGTVKELKEEAQFVQISPAGLRESHVHDVVITKEAPNYRIESP; encoded by the coding sequence ATGGACAAGATTACCGGAACCGGGCTGACGTTTGATGATGTGTTGCTGCTTCCCCGCTATTCCGACGTCCTGCCGGACACGGTTGATGTCGGGACCCAACTCACACCACAGATCCGCTTGAATGTGCCGCTTTTGAGCGCGGCCATGGACACCGTGACCGAATCCCGGATGGCCATCTCCATGGCCCGGGCCGGGGGAATCGGCATCATCCACAAGAATATGACCATTGATCAGCAGCGGCTGGAGGTGGAGAAAGTCAAAAAATCCGAAAGCGGCATGATCGTTTCCCCGGTCACCGTGGAACCGGACTATACCATCGCTCAGGCCCTGGATATCATGTCGGAATATCGCATTTCAGGTTTGCCAGTGGTCACCGAGGGCCATCTGGTCGGGATCGTGACCAACCGTGACGTCCGTTTCGTCAAGGATCTGCAGACCACGGTCGCCGACGTCATGACCAGCAAGAATCTGGTCACCGTGCCTGTGGGCACGACCATGGAAGAGGCCAAGAAGCACCTGCACGCCAGCCGGATTGAAAAGCTGCTCGTCGTGGATGAAGACAATAATCTGCGGGGCCTGATCACCATCAAGGACATCGAAAAGGTCAAGAAATATCCCGATTCCTGCAAAGATGAACTCGGTCGTCTGCGGGTCGGCGCCGCCCTGGGCGCTGGGGGCGACCGGGATGAGCGCGCGGCAGCCCTTCTGGCGGCGGGCGTTGATGTCCTTGTCGTGGATTCGGCTCACGGCCACAGCAAGAATATTATCGAGGCGGTCAGGACGTTGCGGCGCAGCCATCCGGACTGCCAGCTTATAGCCGGCAACGTGGCCACCTATACCGGAGCTTCGGCCCTGCTCGAGGCTGGAGCCGACGCGGTCAAAGTCGGCATCGGGCCGGGCTCGATTTGTACCACCCGCGTGGTGGCCGGTGTTGGAGTGCCCCAGATCTCGGCGATCATGGAAGTCTCCAAGGCCTGCAATGAGCACGGCAAATGTTTGATCGCCGACGGTGGTGTGAAATTTTCCGGCGATGTCATCAAGGCCCTGGCCGCCGGAGCCGATTCGGTCATGATGGGCTCCATGCTGGCCGGGACAGAAGAAAGCCCGGGGGAGACCATCCTCTACCAGGGTCGGAAGTACAAAATCTACCGCGGTATGGGATCCATTGATGCCATGAAGGACGGGAGTTCGGACCGCTATTTCCAGGACGACTCCAAAAAGCTCGTTCCGGAAGGCATTGTCGGCCGAGTGCCCTTCAAAGGCTCGGCCACAGAAACCGTCTATCAGCTTATGGGCGGCATGCGCTCTGGCATGGGCTATGTCGGGTGCGGCACGGTCAAAGAACTCAAGGAAGAGGCCCAGTTCGTCCAGATCTCCCCGGCCGGACTGCGGGAAAGCCATGTCCACGATGTGGTTATCACCAAAGAGGCGCCCAACTACCGCATCGAGTCGCCCTGA
- the guaA gene encoding glutamine-hydrolyzing GMP synthase — translation MHLENRVLILDFGSQYTQLIARRVREAGVYSEIHPCTTPIDELQAMKPSALILSGGPSSVTDPDAPAVDPAILEWDIPILGICYGMQLLATLLGGDVVPAQDREYGRAEVEVIEKSPLWSGMHFQDPVKVWMSHGDKVMAPPEGFTVLARTPQVDVAAMGSADRRIYGLQFHPEVVHTEDGDQILRNFLFDVAELTPDWTMASFVETMRDSLPTLIGDGKVVCGLSGGIDSTVVAVLLHKAIGKQLHCIFVDNGLLRQDEGEEVVQYLRRHFDLNLKYVQAQDRFLSRLHGVEDPEEKRKIIGHTFIEVFEEEAKEIKDVQYLAQGTLYPDVIESVSFKGPSAVIKSHHNVGGLPERMQMDLVEPLRELFKDEVRKVAVELGLPDFLVWRHPFPGPGLAIRVIGEITPERLEILRKADKIVHNELMASGWYYKVWQGFAVLLPLKTVGVMGDERTYEHVIALRVVDSVDAMTADWTRLPPDLLGRISNRIINEVKGVNRVVYDVSSKPPGTIEWE, via the coding sequence ATGCATTTAGAAAATAGAGTCCTGATTCTTGATTTCGGGTCCCAATACACCCAACTGATCGCCAGGCGGGTCCGGGAAGCCGGCGTGTACTCCGAGATCCATCCCTGCACCACTCCGATCGACGAGTTGCAGGCCATGAAGCCCAGCGCCCTGATCCTTTCCGGGGGGCCATCCAGTGTCACCGATCCGGACGCCCCGGCCGTGGATCCGGCTATTTTGGAGTGGGACATTCCCATTTTGGGAATCTGTTACGGCATGCAGCTTCTGGCCACACTTTTGGGCGGCGACGTCGTCCCGGCCCAGGATCGGGAATACGGTCGGGCTGAGGTCGAAGTCATCGAGAAGTCCCCGTTGTGGAGCGGGATGCATTTCCAGGACCCGGTCAAGGTCTGGATGTCCCACGGGGACAAGGTCATGGCCCCGCCGGAGGGGTTTACGGTCCTGGCACGGACGCCGCAAGTCGATGTGGCGGCCATGGGCAGTGCCGATCGCCGGATCTATGGGCTGCAGTTCCACCCGGAAGTGGTGCACACTGAAGACGGTGACCAGATCCTGCGCAATTTCCTCTTCGATGTCGCCGAACTGACCCCGGACTGGACCATGGCCTCGTTTGTGGAGACTATGCGCGACTCCCTGCCAACGCTTATCGGTGACGGCAAGGTGGTTTGCGGCCTGAGCGGCGGGATCGACTCCACGGTAGTGGCGGTTTTGCTGCACAAGGCTATTGGGAAGCAATTGCACTGCATTTTTGTAGACAACGGGCTGTTGCGTCAGGACGAGGGCGAAGAGGTCGTACAGTATTTGCGACGGCATTTCGATCTCAATCTCAAGTATGTTCAGGCCCAGGACCGGTTTTTGTCCCGGCTCCACGGTGTTGAAGACCCGGAAGAAAAACGGAAGATCATCGGCCATACCTTCATTGAGGTTTTCGAGGAAGAAGCCAAGGAGATCAAGGACGTCCAGTATCTGGCTCAAGGGACGCTGTATCCGGATGTCATCGAGTCCGTGTCCTTCAAGGGCCCCTCTGCGGTTATCAAAAGTCATCACAACGTTGGCGGATTGCCGGAACGGATGCAAATGGACCTGGTCGAGCCGTTGCGCGAACTCTTCAAGGATGAAGTTCGTAAGGTGGCTGTGGAATTGGGATTGCCGGATTTCCTGGTCTGGCGCCACCCCTTTCCCGGACCGGGGCTCGCGATTCGAGTGATCGGGGAAATCACCCCGGAACGCTTGGAGATCTTGCGTAAGGCGGATAAAATCGTCCATAATGAACTCATGGCCTCAGGTTGGTATTACAAAGTCTGGCAGGGATTTGCGGTGTTGCTGCCCTTGAAGACCGTTGGGGTCATGGGTGATGAGCGGACCTATGAACACGTTATCGCCCTGCGGGTGGTCGATAGTGTCGATGCCATGACGGCAGATTGGACCAGGCTGCCACCCGACTTGTTGGGTCGGATTTCGAATCGGATCATCAATGAGGTCAAAGGAGTGAACCGGGTCGTCTACGACGTGTCCTCCAAGCCTCCTGGAACCATCGAGTGGGAATAG
- the tatB gene encoding Sec-independent protein translocase protein TatB produces the protein MFGIGTTEVLIILAVALVVIGPSKLPELARTLGKGMAEFRRMSSDLKHTIDMEADRSDSEQKRSDAQKELFGDKNEQSKRAEQQEASDQEKTAASDSPSEVDEAVASTEKTVQREANGQDRTVSAETPQSGSGEDKEPKA, from the coding sequence ATGTTCGGCATCGGAACCACCGAAGTATTGATCATTCTTGCCGTGGCCCTTGTGGTCATTGGGCCGAGTAAGCTCCCGGAACTGGCCAGGACCTTGGGAAAAGGGATGGCTGAGTTTCGCCGCATGAGTTCGGATTTGAAGCATACCATTGATATGGAAGCCGACCGTTCTGACAGCGAGCAGAAGCGTTCCGACGCGCAGAAAGAATTGTTCGGCGATAAGAACGAACAATCCAAGCGTGCCGAACAGCAGGAAGCCAGTGACCAGGAAAAGACAGCGGCCTCAGACTCCCCTTCAGAAGTGGACGAAGCGGTGGCCTCCACGGAAAAAACCGTTCAGCGCGAAGCAAACGGACAGGACCGGACGGTCTCGGCTGAGACACCCCAATCTGGATCCGGCGAGGACAAGGAGCCCAAGGCATGA
- the tatC gene encoding twin-arginine translocase subunit TatC codes for MSESAAETATQQETADEGRMGLIDHLNDLRKSIVRSVVAALVGMVACYAFAQKLFDYLMLPLYKALPEGSTLIYTAPHEAFFTYIKVAFVAGLFLTSPFIFYQFWSFVAPGLYKHERKWLIPIAFFSAAFFCTGAIFGYSIVFPWGYKFFMGFAEDLIRPMLTMREAFSFAMRLLIAFGVVFELPLVIFFLARLGLVNAAWLRKKRKYAILIAFILSALLTPPDMVTQSFMAGPLALLYELSIWVAAVFGKKRPEKEDAEEAGANAKAEEADETAASDPEASSEAHEEELLREDAASSDEQDDDDGDEDATTERKEDGYAPDDY; via the coding sequence ATGAGCGAATCAGCGGCGGAAACCGCCACCCAGCAGGAGACGGCCGATGAAGGCCGCATGGGGCTGATCGATCACCTCAACGACTTGCGCAAAAGTATTGTCCGTTCGGTTGTGGCTGCGTTGGTGGGCATGGTCGCCTGCTATGCGTTCGCCCAAAAGCTTTTTGATTATCTGATGCTCCCCTTGTACAAGGCCCTGCCCGAAGGGAGTACGCTGATCTACACCGCCCCCCACGAAGCCTTTTTTACCTATATCAAGGTCGCCTTTGTGGCTGGGCTCTTTTTGACCAGCCCGTTCATCTTTTACCAGTTCTGGTCCTTTGTCGCCCCCGGTCTGTACAAGCATGAGCGCAAGTGGCTCATCCCTATCGCCTTTTTCTCAGCGGCCTTTTTCTGCACCGGAGCCATTTTCGGCTACTCCATCGTTTTCCCCTGGGGCTATAAATTTTTCATGGGTTTTGCCGAGGACCTCATTCGGCCCATGTTGACCATGCGCGAGGCCTTCTCGTTTGCCATGCGGCTGCTGATCGCCTTTGGGGTCGTTTTTGAACTGCCGCTGGTCATCTTTTTCCTTGCCCGACTGGGACTGGTGAACGCCGCCTGGCTCCGGAAAAAACGCAAATATGCTATTTTAATAGCTTTCATTCTTTCTGCCTTGTTGACGCCACCGGACATGGTTACCCAGAGCTTCATGGCCGGCCCTTTGGCGTTGCTCTATGAACTCAGTATCTGGGTCGCGGCTGTTTTCGGCAAGAAACGGCCGGAAAAAGAAGATGCGGAAGAGGCTGGGGCAAACGCGAAGGCTGAAGAGGCTGATGAAACAGCTGCCAGCGATCCCGAAGCCTCGTCCGAGGCCCATGAAGAGGAATTGCTCCGGGAGGATGCCGCCTCTTCGGACGAGCAGGACGATGACGACGGGGATGAGGACGCGACCACTGAGCGCAAGGAGGACGGGTATGCGCCGGACGACTATTGA